The Phragmites australis chromosome 1, lpPhrAust1.1, whole genome shotgun sequence genomic interval ATCTACTTTGATCTGCTAATGCAGGCTGGTCACCGACATCCCGGCGACCACAGGAGTTTCTTTTGGTACTGACGATGAACTATTGTCACagtaaaatttgtttttgacaAATATGCCGAGGTCTATCACTATATAGATGCTAATTTGAACATTCATACTTGAACGCATAGGGACTGAGGTTGTGTGCTACGAGAGCCCACGGCCGGTGCTCGGGATCCACCGGCTGGTGTTTCTGCTCTTCCAACAGCTCGGCCGGCAGACGGTCTACGCCCCGGGGTGGCGGCAGAACTTCAGCACCCGCGACTTCGCCGAGCTCTACAACCTCGGCCCGCCGGTCGCCGCCGTCTACTTCAACTGCCAAAGGGAGTCGGGAACTGGTGGGAGAAGAATGTGAACTCTACATAATATGGGTGGGATTATATGCATGATTGGTATACACGCACGCCAAAATTTATGGAGAAAAAGAACTGTCAGATGAAGTATATGGTTTCATTTATCAATTACTGATATACAAGTCTTTGTTGAATAGAGTGTTCCAATTTGTCAAGGAAGTTTGGAAACAGCATATTTGATAGTTCTGGCAAATTGGCTTGGGTATAACTGCACTATATTATGCATACGGTGGTCTCGGTCTCCCTCTTAAGAAAATATGGTTGTCACTGTTGTAATATTCATGTTACCACACAATAATCAAATAATGGTACCGCTCCGCTCTACTTAACTGATGATTGCATATATAACTTAGGAACCCTGCTCTCtttatactccctccagtcaaaAATACTTGTCGTTTTGTCAAAATAcagtcaaatttttaaaacattGATCACTaatagcttccaaaatatttagtttgaaaatataaaaatcatacgtgtagatttatctttaaaaatacttttataatattatatttttattagatattataactatattctaatagaaaataatatgtGACAAAACTTCTCATCACTAATAGGCCTGTAGGCCCATGCCCCCATGACCTAGTTTAGGTAAGTGCCCACATTTTAGCCCATTAGATAAGCCTATATTATAACATTTCTCCTTAGATATTTaagccatcattgagctcacattctatagaacgcCGGATTACTTTTAAGATTGTGGTAATGTTGCTATGGAGTGCAACACgcggtttgcacctaaggtggagaaaatcatatccagaagtaGGAACAAGACACACTTTTATCGAGCCAGGATCTACAACTTGACTAGTaatgaattcgaggtcatgtgcCATCGCATGTATGCTTCAAGTTATAGTGTAGGGGATACCATGCAGCAATATCAATTTAGagctcacgaggtgaagtgcgcATGCAATAAACCAAAATTGCATCATATATCGTGCTCCCATGCCTTCGCCGCTTGCAAGGATATGGGCGGTAACGATGGATCACAATACATATCATTGTACTTCACGATTGATGCATTGAGGGGCACATGGCTTGCAAAGATGCATTtcttcaacatcggaagcagctacaaagcgattaaggggcctaagtgggtatctgtcggtgaatcaggaaccaggggtcccagAATCCCGAGGCTGGGCCAGCAATCtaccacgtggcgccttcccgcggggttcatctccgcgaggtacgagaagactaagtcccgggagggggtgctcgggaccatgaatagtggtccccgaatacccgagttccctgatgatctgcgaagactaagtgccgggaagagagtgctcggggtcatgaacagtggcccccgagcacccaagtagcccgaggacccaaggaaggtagttccgggagagagtgctcggggctgcgaacagtggcccccgagcactcggttccccggggatccgaacagtcaattccgggagagagtgctcggggccgtgaacagtagcccccgagcactcggttccccgaggacagaGAGAGTgcgttttcgggagagagtgctcgggtgtgtgaacagtgacccccgagcactcggttcctcaaCGGCCTAAGAAATCCTTCGTCAGTGGCCTCCACaagggtccagcggtgaggtgtcagcctgtgaaaggcccgatgccgcatttaagagggcgcgtggcctgtcacctccaactgctcctgccacactcggtgtcagtccctgccacattctggcagaagggcgtggggacatttaatgcacgggtcccatcccgcgtcatccggtgcgcctcgggatagcatcgcaaggcccgaggcaccccgcctgccaccctgctgtgttagacgaacaagaccgggcgggcacaccgggctgttctgcggctgcccggtgggccctctccacgacgcccgttgccagcgccatcatgacgaccgaagacagggcagggggcacgttttcaaccccccgtcatgtcgcgcagcagcccatcaTGACCGCTTTTCCATTTagggtgccttggaactcgtgccctccctttcggggcacgttaccgccggcgggtatttaagagagccgacgggcacggacaaagacaactTTTCAGAGAACTCTCAGAGGCCGGATCGAGCTCTCCAGCGCTCAGTACGACACTCTGAGAGATTGAGGAACACCTTCGTACAAGCACataagctgagaccaccgaagaacaaggagcctgaagctctaggatagacaaacattcttgtaaccagcaacattcctaaGAGACATTCTTaaggcatttatagcatccacacaggagtagggtattatgctcagtgcgacccgaacctatctaaaaatccctctagtgcatttactgcatcctgcattagatcattccaccccatctgccatcgcatttaaatccatttatttctcccgcaaacatattcagaatcatcccccatgctgaatctcaaaaaggggtccctcag includes:
- the LOC133922332 gene encoding protein FLOWERING LOCUS T 1, with the protein product MQRGDPLVVGRVIGDVVDPFVRRVPLRVAYAAREISNGFELRPSAIAEQPRVEVGGPDMRTFYTLVMVDPDAPSPSDPSLREYLHWLVTDIPATTGVSFGTEVVCYESPRPVLGIHRLVFLLFQQLGRQTVYAPGWRQNFSTRDFAELYNLGPPVAAVYFNCQRESGTGGRRM